In the genome of Pseudarthrobacter sp. IC2-21, one region contains:
- the leuC gene encoding 3-isopropylmalate dehydratase large subunit — MAKTLAEKVWDAHVVRKGDGEGANAQPDLLFIDLHLVHEVTSPQAFEGLRLAGRKLRRPDLTIATEDHNTPTLDIDKPIADLTSRTQIQTLRNNCAEFGVRLHSLGDAEQGIVHVVGPQLGLTQPGMTVVCGDSHTSTHGAFGALAMGIGTSEVEHVMATQTLSLKPFKTMAINVEGTLRPGVTAKDIILAVIAKIGTGGGQGYVLEYRGSAIRALSMEARMTICNMSIEAGARAGLVAPDQTTYDYMFGRPHAPQGADWDAAVEYWNTLRTDDDATFDAEVDLDADTLEPFVTWGTNPGQGVSLSASVPSPEDFGDENAKAAAERALQYMGLTAGTPMKDIRVDTVFLGSCTNSRMEDLRAAADIIRGREKDPNIRMLVVPGSARVRLEAEAEGLDKVFKDFGAEWRFAGCSMCLGMNPDQLEVGERCASTSNRNFEGRQGKGGRTHLVSPVVAAATAIRGTLSSPSDLDPAPASAATRTDAA, encoded by the coding sequence GTGGCAAAAACACTGGCCGAGAAAGTCTGGGACGCACACGTGGTGCGCAAAGGCGACGGCGAGGGAGCCAACGCCCAGCCCGACCTTCTCTTCATCGATCTCCACCTCGTCCACGAGGTGACGTCCCCGCAGGCCTTCGAGGGCCTCCGCCTCGCCGGCCGCAAGCTGCGCCGCCCGGATCTCACCATCGCCACCGAGGACCACAACACCCCTACGCTGGACATCGACAAGCCCATCGCCGATCTCACCAGCCGCACCCAGATCCAGACGCTGCGCAACAACTGCGCGGAATTCGGTGTCCGGCTGCATTCGCTCGGGGACGCCGAGCAGGGCATCGTGCACGTTGTCGGCCCGCAGCTGGGCCTCACCCAGCCGGGCATGACAGTGGTCTGCGGCGACTCGCACACCTCCACGCACGGGGCATTCGGCGCGCTGGCCATGGGCATCGGCACGTCCGAGGTGGAACACGTCATGGCCACCCAAACGCTTTCGCTGAAGCCGTTCAAGACCATGGCCATCAACGTTGAAGGCACCCTGCGTCCGGGCGTCACGGCCAAGGACATCATCCTTGCGGTCATCGCCAAGATCGGCACCGGCGGGGGCCAGGGCTATGTCCTGGAATACCGCGGCTCCGCAATCCGCGCCCTGTCCATGGAAGCACGGATGACCATCTGCAACATGTCCATCGAGGCCGGTGCCCGCGCAGGCCTGGTGGCCCCGGACCAAACCACCTACGACTACATGTTCGGCCGCCCGCACGCTCCCCAGGGAGCGGACTGGGATGCCGCCGTCGAGTACTGGAACACCCTGCGTACCGACGACGACGCGACGTTTGACGCCGAGGTTGACCTGGATGCGGACACCCTGGAGCCGTTCGTCACCTGGGGCACCAACCCCGGCCAGGGCGTTTCGCTTTCAGCTTCAGTACCCTCGCCGGAGGATTTCGGCGACGAGAACGCCAAGGCGGCCGCCGAGCGCGCCCTGCAGTACATGGGCCTGACCGCCGGCACCCCCATGAAGGACATCCGGGTGGACACCGTCTTCCTGGGTTCCTGCACCAACTCCCGCATGGAGGACCTCCGGGCCGCAGCGGACATCATCCGCGGCCGCGAGAAGGACCCCAACATCCGCATGCTGGTGGTTCCCGGTTCAGCCCGGGTCCGGCTGGAGGCCGAGGCCGAAGGCCTGGACAAGGTGTTCAAGGACTTCGGTGCCGAGTGGCGCTTCGCCGGCTGCTCCATGTGCCTGGGCATGAACCCGGACCAGCTCGAGGTGGGGGAGCGCTGCGCCTCAACCTCAAACCGTAACTTCGAAGGCCGGCAGGGCAAGGGCGGACGCACGCACCTGGTCTCCCCGGTGGTGGCAGCCGCCACCGCCATCCGCGGAACGCTGAGCTCGCCGTCGGACCTTGACCCGGCCCCCGCATCCGCCGCCACCCGCACCGACGCCGCCTAG
- a CDS encoding IclR family transcriptional regulator — MDNSSGVGVIDKAAHVLDALEAGPTTLAQLVAATGLARPTVHRLALALIHHRLVARDIQGRFVLGSRLVELASAAGEDRLIASAGPILMQLRDATGESSQIFRRQGEWRVCVASAERPIGLRDTIPVGTQLSMKAGSAAQVLLAWEDHDRLLEGLQSARFTPTVLAGVRRRGWGQSLGEREPGVASVSAPVRGPSGRVIAAVSISGPIERLTRQPGRLHAEVVCNAGRLLTEALRKNND, encoded by the coding sequence ATGGACAATTCTAGCGGCGTCGGTGTCATTGATAAAGCGGCCCATGTTTTGGACGCATTGGAGGCCGGGCCCACCACCCTGGCACAGCTGGTGGCCGCCACAGGACTGGCGCGGCCCACCGTTCACCGGCTTGCCCTGGCCCTGATCCACCACCGCCTGGTCGCCCGGGACATCCAGGGCAGGTTTGTGCTGGGCAGCCGCCTGGTCGAGCTAGCTTCCGCCGCGGGCGAGGACCGGCTCATTGCCTCGGCCGGGCCCATCCTGATGCAGCTGCGGGACGCCACCGGCGAGAGCTCGCAGATCTTCCGCCGCCAGGGCGAGTGGCGCGTCTGCGTCGCCTCTGCGGAGCGGCCCATCGGCCTGCGCGACACCATTCCTGTCGGCACCCAGCTTTCCATGAAGGCTGGCTCCGCCGCCCAGGTCCTGCTGGCGTGGGAAGATCATGACCGGCTGCTTGAGGGCCTGCAGTCAGCACGCTTCACGCCGACTGTTCTGGCAGGTGTACGACGCCGGGGCTGGGGACAGAGCCTTGGCGAACGAGAGCCGGGGGTCGCCTCCGTCTCGGCCCCGGTGCGGGGACCGTCCGGCCGCGTCATCGCCGCCGTCTCCATTTCAGGGCCGATCGAACGCCTGACCCGGCAGCCTGGCCGGCTTCACGCCGAGGTGGTCTGCAATGCCGGCCGGCTCCTGACCGAGGCGCTGCGGAAAAACAACGACTGA
- a CDS encoding DUF1697 domain-containing protein, with the protein MNSYAVFLRGINVGGINIKMAELKDALASAGFTGVKTLLASGNVVLASPDTPSAVKGQVEKCLRETFGYDAWVVVLTAQRVAELVAACPYPEDDKATHTYITLSSDTARLDELDAAGAALEGSEQKRLGPEALAWLAPVGGTLDSPFSKISAKAKFKSSTTTRNLRTLIKVRDAAAALA; encoded by the coding sequence ATGAACAGCTACGCGGTCTTTCTCCGGGGCATCAATGTCGGCGGAATCAACATCAAGATGGCTGAGCTAAAGGACGCGCTTGCATCTGCCGGGTTCACGGGCGTCAAGACCCTCCTCGCCAGCGGCAACGTGGTGCTCGCCAGCCCGGATACGCCGTCCGCCGTCAAAGGGCAGGTTGAAAAATGCCTGCGCGAGACTTTCGGCTACGACGCCTGGGTGGTTGTCCTCACCGCGCAACGCGTGGCCGAACTGGTGGCTGCCTGCCCCTATCCGGAAGACGACAAGGCCACCCACACGTACATCACGCTCTCCTCCGACACGGCCAGGCTCGATGAGCTTGACGCCGCCGGCGCAGCGCTGGAAGGAAGCGAACAGAAGCGGCTCGGCCCGGAGGCGCTGGCCTGGCTCGCGCCGGTCGGCGGGACGCTGGACAGCCCTTTCAGCAAGATCTCCGCCAAGGCGAAGTTCAAGTCAAGCACCACGACGCGCAACCTGCGCACCCTGATCAAGGTCCGGGACGCCGCGGCCGCCTTGGCGTAA